ATATCAATTGATCTAAAGAAGGTTGCCATGTGGTGACCTTCTTTTATGTAAAGAGAGTTATTTAAAGAGCTTTACATTTTAAGGAGTTTTAGCAATGAATCAAGATCCGCAGAACAATAGTCCACTGAATCAAGGTCCGCTAAGCAGAAACATTCACAATATTCGTTTATCATATCATCATTCCTGTGCAAAAATGATGTGGATGACCTTTGTGTCGATATTTCAAATTTTATACGCACATCTCACATTAAGAAAAATCAAAAAACCGATAGTCACTTTTTTTGGTGGGCACCAGCTCCCAGGTAGTTCTTTGCCGTATGGGCAAGCAGCAGAAGAAATAGCCTACCGTTTGGCCAAATGTGACATGATGATCATGACAGGTGGCGGCGGTGGGATTATGCAAAAAGCTTTGGATGGCACCATCCGTGCTCAAAAAGAAACGGGCGAAAAAATGTGCATCGGTATTTCGGTACAAGGTTTAAATGAAGGTGCAAAAAATCAACAATCATTTTATTTGTCATACATCACAATGCGAACATTTTTTGCCCGCAAATGGGTACTGATGAGTTTTTCACATGTGTTTTTCTTTTTTCCTGGCGGCTTTGGCATGCTTGATGAATTTATGGAAATTATGACACTGCTTAAAACCAGCAAACTTGATAAACGTAAAATCGTTTTATACGGCAGTGAGTATTGGAAAGGATTTTTTGCATGGGCGAGCCGTGAAATGATTGAACGTGGTTTTTCGGACCGCATCGAAATGGATTATTTTGTGCTGGTTGATTCAGTTGAAGAGGCTGCAGTCCAATTAAAAACATGCTGTGGATGTCGATAAAAGGTGATTGTTTATTTCGAAGCTGGTTTTGCATTAAAATATGTAGTTAAAACTGTTTCAGCTTTTTTTATACTTTCCAATGTTAAAGCTTTAGTTTTTGGATCTAGTTCTGCAGTTGTAAGCGCAGCTTCTTTTTCGGTAACTGCAGCAGTAATAGCCTCTACCTCATCAAGATCTGAATCATATTTTTTATTTGGATCTAATCCAAGAGATGTAAATGCATTGGCGACTACTTCTTTCTCGCTGAGTATTTTAAAATTAAAGCTTAAAGTTTCGCCAGAAGTAACGAGTTCTTCTCCTGGTTTTAAAGAGTTGGTTAACTCAGCTTCTATAGTTTTTATGTTTTTTTGGAGCTTTAACAA
This DNA window, taken from Candidatus Babeliales bacterium, encodes the following:
- a CDS encoding LOG family protein → MNQDPQNNSPLNQGPLSRNIHNIRLSYHHSCAKMMWMTFVSIFQILYAHLTLRKIKKPIVTFFGGHQLPGSSLPYGQAAEEIAYRLAKCDMMIMTGGGGGIMQKALDGTIRAQKETGEKMCIGISVQGLNEGAKNQQSFYLSYITMRTFFARKWVLMSFSHVFFFFPGGFGMLDEFMEIMTLLKTSKLDKRKIVLYGSEYWKGFFAWASREMIERGFSDRIEMDYFVLVDSVEEAAVQLKTCCGCR